The Manihot esculenta cultivar AM560-2 chromosome 11, M.esculenta_v8, whole genome shotgun sequence genome includes a region encoding these proteins:
- the LOC110625564 gene encoding receptor-like protein 56, with the protein MEELKNLNNLTFLDISSNRFNDTLSGLCGLKSLVELNLRRNQFSGPLPECIGNLTNLQFLDLSFNQLSGNIQSIVSELTSLKYLLLSGNEFEGSFSFSALANHSKLELFILSPGSSRLELETENPTWFPAFQLKYIQLSNCNLNVRTRAIPSFLRYQHDIRFIDLSHNTLVGTFPTWILQNNSKLVVMNLRNNSFTGTFQLPNFKHDLVQLDISSNNLTGMLPKEFGLVLPRLEYINMSRNNFGGNVPSSISETPTLSTLDLSHNNFSGELPGSLFANCTMFCALILSNNNFQGNVFPQDMDLRSMTVLDMKNNNFSAMVGADLLNSRSLSSLNFFDISNNKVSGPIPKLLCNLTDLVFLDLSKNRLYGSMPSCFNSSYLHFLFLQKNNLSGPIPHELLRSPNLVALDLRDNNFSGNIPSWIGQFSELQVLSLGGNALHGRIPNQLCELRNANIMDLSRNLLFGSVPACFSNISFCDNISFEMIEVVDIPNFMIIYLNNPDQIALNLHLPWVDWDYSELVEVEFATKYRYNSYKGDIINSMAGIDLSCNELSGSIPQEIGDLHEIRSLNLSHNHITGSIPVSFSNLRSLESLDLGNNNLSGEIPSELVALTFLGTFNVSYNNLSGRVPDGAQFGTFDENNYRGNPGLCGQRIHKSCKSDEAPQTPTPSADVEEEDEGGIDMVWFYWSFSGAYVTILLVLAAILRINRILVSKDVGLVEMEEP; encoded by the exons ATGGAAG aattaaagaatttaaacaATTTAACATTCTTGGATATAAGTAGTAACAGATTCAATGACACCTTATCAG GATTATGCGGACTGAAAAGTTTGGTTGAGTTGAATCTCCGAAGAAATCAATTTTCTGGCCCTCTTCCAGAATGTATTGGCAACTTGACCAACCTCCAATTTCTTGATCTGTCATTCAATCAGTTGAGTGGCAACATTCAATCTATTGTTTCTGAACTCACCTCCCTCAAGTATTTGCTTCTTTCTGGCAATGAGTTTGAAGGCTCATTCTCATTTAGCGCTTTGGCTAACCACTCAAAACTTGAATTATTTATACTCTCTCCTGGAAGTAGCAGGCTAGAACTGGAAACAGAAAATCCAACATGGTTTCCTGCATTTCAACTCAAGTACATTCAATTATCAAATTGCAACTTAAATGTGAGAACTAGAGCAATTCCTAGCTTTCTTCGTTACCAGCATGACATACGCTTTATTGATCTTTCTCATAATACGTTGGTTGGAACGTTCCCCACTTGGATCTTACAAAATAATTCCAAGTTAGTAGTTATGAATTTGAGAAACAACTCATTCACAGGAACATTTCAGCTGCCCAATTTCAAGCATGATCTCGTTCAGTTAGATATTTCGAGCAATAATCTCACTGGTATGCTGCCGAAGGAGTTTGGCTTGGTCCTCCCAAGACTAGAATATATAAACATGTCGAGGAATAATTTCGGTGGTAATGTTCCTTCTTCAATCAGTGAGACGCCAACACTATCTACTCTGGATTTATCCCATAATAATTTCTCGGGAGAGTTGCCAGGAAGTCTGTTTGCTAATTGTACCATGTTTTGTGCACTGATTCTATCAAACAACAATTTTCAAGGTAACGTTTTTCCTCAGGATATGGACTTGAGAAGCATGACGGTATTGGATATGAAAAACAACAACTTCAGTGCGATGGTAGGGGCAGACTTGTTGAATAGCCGCAGCCTATCAAGCCTCAATTTTTTTGACATATCCAATAACAAGGTATCCGGTCCAATTCCCAAACTTCTGTGTAATCTGACCGATCTTGTCTTTTTAGATCTCTCAAAAAATAGGTTGTATGGGTCTATGCCTTCCTGCTTCAATTCTTCATATTTGCACTTTCTGTTTTTACAAAAGAACAATCTAAGTGGACCCATACCCCATGAGCTTCTCAGAAGTCCTAATTTAGTGGCACTTGATCTGAGAGATAACAATTTTTCTGGAAATATTCCATCTTGGATCGGTCAGTTCTCTGAATTGCAAGTGCTTTCATTGGGAGGGAATGCATTACACGGCCGTATTCCTAATCAGTTGTGTGAATTAAGAAATGCGAATATAATGGATCTTTCACGCAACTTACTTTTTGGTTCCGTACCTGCATGCTTTAGTAACATTTCTTTTTGCGATAATATATCATTTGAGATGATAGAAGTAGTTGATATTCCGAATTTTATGATTATCTATTTGAATAATCCCGATCAAATCGCTCTTAATCTCCATTTGCCATGGGTAGATTGGGATTATTCAGAACTTGTGGAAGTGGAATTTGCAACGAAATATAGATACAACTCCTACAAGGGTGATATTATCAACTCAATGGCAGGAATAGATCTATCATGCAATGAGTTAAGTGGCAGCATTCCTCAAGAAATTGGAGACCTGCATGAAATTCGATCATTGAATTTGTCTCACAATCATATAACAGGATCTATACCTGTCAGTTTTTCAAATCTAAGGAGTTTAGAGAGCTTAGATCTTGGCAACAATAATTTGAGTGGTGAAATCCCCAGTGAACTAGTTGCGCTGACCTTTTTGGGAACTTTCAATGTTTCATACAACAATTTATCAGGTAGGGTTCCTGATGGAGCGCAATTTGGAACTTTCGATGAAAACAATTACAGAGGTAATCCTGGTCTTTGTGGACAACGCATTCATAAGAGCTGCAAAAGTGATGAAGCTCCACAAACACCGACACCATCTGCTGATGTAGAAGAGGAAGATGAAGGGGGTATTGATATGGTGTGGTTCTATTGGAGTTTCAGTGGAGCCTATGTCACAATCCTATTGGTGTTGGCAGCAATCCTCCGCATCAACAG AATTCTGGTTTCTAAGGATGTTGGTCTAGTGGAAATGGAAGAACCTTAG